The Pseudomonas kermanshahensis genome includes a window with the following:
- the fliF gene encoding flagellar basal-body MS-ring/collar protein FliF, with amino-acid sequence MAEAVVDNAPAKSGQPAAKPPLFGMAFLENISQMPMLRQVGLMVGLAASVAIGFAVVLWSQQPDYRPLYGSLSGMDTKQVMETLAAADIPYNVEPNSGALLVKADDLSRARLKLAAAGVAPSDGNVGFELLDKEQGLGTSQFMEATRYRRSLEGELARTVSSLNNVKAARVHLAIPKSSVFVRDERKPSASVLVELYPGRGLEAGQVMAIVNLVATSVPELDKSQVTVVDQKGNLLSEQLQDTALTMAGKQFDYSRRMESMLTQRVHNILQPVLGNDRYKAEVSADLDFSAVESTSEQFNPDQPALRSEQSVDEQRASSQGPQGVPGALSNQPPGAASAPQTTGAAATPAAAIQPGQPLVDANGQQIMDPATGQPMLAPYPADKRQQSTKNFELDRSISHTRQQQGRMTRLSVAVVVDDQLKIDPTSGETTRAPWGTEDLARFTRLVQNAVGFDASRGDSVTVINVPFAADRGEEIADIAFYQQPWFWDIVKQVLGVVFILVLVFGVLRPVLNNITGGGKQAASDSDMELGGMIGLDGELANDRVSLGGPTSILLPSPSEGYEAQLNAIKGLVAEDPGRVAQVVKDWINADE; translated from the coding sequence ATGGCTGAAGCAGTCGTCGATAACGCCCCCGCCAAGAGCGGCCAGCCAGCGGCCAAACCGCCGCTGTTCGGCATGGCGTTTCTGGAAAACATTTCGCAGATGCCCATGCTGCGTCAAGTCGGCCTCATGGTCGGGTTGGCGGCGAGCGTGGCGATCGGCTTCGCCGTGGTGCTGTGGTCGCAACAGCCGGACTATCGGCCGCTGTATGGCAGCCTGTCGGGCATGGACACCAAGCAGGTCATGGAAACCCTGGCCGCCGCAGACATTCCCTACAACGTCGAGCCCAATTCCGGCGCGCTGCTGGTCAAGGCCGACGACCTCTCCCGTGCGCGCCTGAAGCTGGCGGCCGCAGGCGTGGCGCCGAGCGATGGCAACGTCGGTTTCGAGCTGCTCGACAAGGAGCAGGGCCTGGGCACCAGCCAGTTCATGGAGGCCACCCGTTATCGCCGCAGCCTGGAAGGCGAACTGGCCCGTACTGTTTCCAGCCTGAACAACGTCAAGGCTGCGCGCGTGCACCTGGCCATCCCGAAAAGTTCGGTGTTCGTGCGTGACGAACGCAAGCCCAGCGCCTCGGTACTGGTCGAGTTGTACCCAGGCCGTGGGTTGGAAGCCGGGCAGGTGATGGCGATTGTCAACCTGGTCGCCACCAGCGTGCCAGAGCTGGACAAGTCGCAAGTCACTGTCGTCGACCAGAAGGGCAACCTGCTCTCCGAACAGCTGCAGGACACCGCCCTGACCATGGCGGGCAAACAGTTCGACTACAGCCGCCGCATGGAAAGCATGCTTACCCAGCGTGTGCACAATATTTTGCAGCCGGTGTTGGGTAACGATCGCTACAAGGCCGAAGTCTCCGCCGACCTGGATTTCAGTGCGGTCGAATCGACCTCCGAGCAGTTCAACCCCGACCAGCCGGCGCTGCGCAGCGAACAGTCGGTCGACGAACAGCGCGCCAGCAGCCAGGGCCCGCAAGGCGTGCCCGGCGCGCTGAGCAACCAGCCACCGGGTGCGGCGTCTGCGCCGCAAACCACGGGCGCTGCCGCTACCCCGGCCGCTGCCATCCAGCCCGGCCAGCCGCTGGTGGATGCCAACGGGCAGCAGATCATGGACCCGGCCACCGGCCAGCCGATGCTTGCGCCGTACCCGGCAGACAAACGCCAGCAAAGCACCAAGAACTTCGAGCTAGACCGCTCCATCAGCCACACCCGTCAGCAGCAGGGCCGCATGACCCGCCTGTCGGTGGCGGTGGTGGTCGACGACCAGCTCAAGATCGACCCCACCAGTGGCGAGACCACGCGTGCCCCTTGGGGTACCGAGGACCTGGCGCGCTTTACCCGCCTGGTGCAGAACGCGGTCGGCTTCGACGCCAGCCGTGGCGACAGCGTGACGGTGATCAACGTGCCGTTTGCCGCCGACCGCGGCGAAGAAATCGCCGATATCGCCTTCTATCAGCAGCCGTGGTTCTGGGACATCGTCAAGCAAGTGCTGGGCGTGGTGTTCATCCTGGTGCTGGTGTTCGGCGTGCTGCGCCCGGTGCTCAACAACATCACAGGGGGCGGCAAGCAGGCTGCCTCGGACAGCGACATGGAGCTGGGCGGCATGATCGGTCTGGATGGCGAACTGGCCAACGACCGCGTCAGTCTGGGTGGCCCGACAAGCATTCTGTTGCCAAGCCCGAGCGAGGGCTACGAGGCACAGCTCAACGCAATCAAAGGCCTGGTGGCCGAAGACCCGGGCCGCGTGGCCCAGGTCGTGAAAGACTGGATCAACGCCGATGAGTGA
- the fliG gene encoding flagellar motor switch protein FliG, which translates to MSDNRAVTAKLSRVDKAAILLLSLGETDAAQVLRHMGPKEVQRVGVAMAQMGNVHRDQVEQVMSEFVDIVGDQTSLGVGSDGYIRKMLNQALGEDKANGLIDRILLGGNTSGLDSLKWMEPRAVADVIRYEHPQIQAIVVAYLDPDQAGEVLSNFDHKVRLDIILRVSSLNTVQPAALKELNQILEKQFSGNSNAARTTLGGIKRAADIMNFLDSSVEGALMDSIREVDNDLSEQIEDLMFVFNNLADVDDRGIQALLREVSSDVLVVSLKGADERVKDKIFKNMSKRASELLRDDLEAKGPVRVSDVETAQKEILTIARRMAEAGEIVLGGKGAEEMI; encoded by the coding sequence ATGAGTGATAACCGAGCCGTTACCGCCAAGCTGAGCCGCGTCGACAAAGCGGCGATCCTCCTGCTCTCGCTGGGTGAAACCGATGCGGCCCAGGTACTGCGGCACATGGGCCCTAAGGAAGTGCAACGTGTGGGCGTGGCCATGGCGCAGATGGGCAACGTGCACCGCGACCAGGTAGAGCAGGTGATGAGCGAGTTCGTCGACATCGTCGGCGACCAGACCAGCCTGGGCGTGGGCTCTGACGGTTACATCCGCAAGATGCTCAACCAGGCCTTGGGCGAGGACAAGGCCAACGGCCTGATCGACCGCATCCTGCTGGGGGGCAACACCAGCGGCCTGGACAGCCTCAAGTGGATGGAGCCGCGTGCCGTGGCCGATGTGATCCGCTACGAGCACCCGCAGATCCAAGCCATCGTGGTCGCCTACCTGGACCCTGACCAGGCCGGTGAAGTGCTGAGCAACTTCGACCACAAGGTGCGCCTGGACATCATCCTGCGCGTGTCGTCGCTGAACACCGTGCAACCGGCGGCGCTGAAAGAGCTGAACCAGATCCTCGAGAAGCAGTTCTCGGGCAACTCCAATGCTGCGCGGACCACCTTGGGCGGTATCAAGCGGGCTGCTGACATCATGAACTTCCTCGACAGTTCGGTGGAAGGTGCGCTGATGGACTCGATCCGCGAAGTCGACAACGACCTCTCGGAGCAGATCGAAGACCTCATGTTCGTCTTCAACAACCTGGCCGATGTCGACGACCGTGGCATCCAGGCGTTGCTGCGCGAGGTGTCTTCGGACGTGCTGGTGGTGTCGCTCAAAGGCGCCGACGAGCGGGTCAAGGACAAGATCTTCAAGAACATGTCCAAACGTGCGTCGGAACTGCTGCGCGACGACCTGGAGGCCAAAGGGCCGGTACGGGTCAGCGACGTGGAAACGGCACAGAAAGAAATCCTCACCATCGCCCGACGCATGGCCGAGGCCGGCGAGATCGTGCTCGGCGGCAAGGGTGCCGAGGAAATGATCTAA
- the fliH gene encoding flagellar assembly protein FliH, with product MSSKEHHPSDLIRARDLEGVDVWALPSFDPEPEPQPEPEPEPEVIEEEVEEVPLEEVQPLTLEELEAIRQDAYNEGFATGEREGFHSTQLKVRQEAEQALAAKVGSLERLMVNLMAPIAEQDTQIEKTLVHLVAHMTRQVIGRELRSDSSQITQVLREALKLLPMGADNIRIHLNPQDFELAKSLRERHEENWRLLEDEALLPGGCRIETAHSRIDASMETRIEKAVAQLFDQLHDHSLHPAPADVSIDLDRPDAP from the coding sequence ATGTCCAGCAAAGAACATCACCCCAGCGACCTGATCCGCGCCCGCGACCTCGAGGGCGTCGATGTCTGGGCGCTGCCCAGCTTCGACCCGGAACCCGAGCCGCAACCCGAGCCTGAACCGGAACCCGAAGTCATCGAGGAAGAAGTCGAGGAAGTGCCGCTGGAAGAAGTCCAGCCGCTGACCCTCGAAGAACTCGAAGCCATTCGCCAGGACGCTTACAACGAAGGCTTTGCCACCGGCGAGCGCGAGGGCTTTCACAGCACCCAGCTGAAGGTGCGCCAAGAGGCTGAGCAGGCCCTGGCGGCCAAGGTCGGCAGCCTCGAGCGGCTGATGGTCAACCTGATGGCGCCCATCGCCGAGCAAGACACACAGATCGAGAAAACCCTGGTGCACCTGGTCGCGCACATGACCCGCCAGGTGATCGGCCGCGAGCTGCGCAGCGATTCCAGCCAGATTACCCAGGTGCTGCGCGAAGCCCTCAAGCTGCTGCCAATGGGCGCGGACAACATCCGCATTCACCTCAACCCCCAGGACTTCGAACTCGCCAAGTCCCTGCGCGAGCGCCACGAAGAAAATTGGCGGCTGCTCGAAGACGAAGCCTTGCTGCCGGGTGGCTGCCGCATCGAGACCGCCCACAGCCGTATCGACGCCAGCATGGAAACGCGCATCGAGAAGGCCGTGGCGCAGCTGTTCGACCAGCTTCACGACCATTCCCTGCACCCTGCGCCGGCCGATGTGTCGATCGACCTGGACCGCCCCGATGCGCCTTGA
- the fliI gene encoding flagellar protein export ATPase FliI yields MRLDRTSFGKRLGSYAEAIELPVQPIVEGRLLRMVGLTLEAEGLRAAVGSRCLVINDDSYHPVQVEAEVMGFAGSKVFLMPVGSIVGIAPGARVVPLDDGGRLPMGMSMLGRVLDGAGRALDGKGGMKAEDWVPMDGPVINPLNRDPISVPLDVGIRSINGLLTVGRGQRLGLFAGTGVGKSVLLGMMTRFTEAEIIVVGLIGERGREVKEFIEHILGEEGLKRSVVVASPADDAPLMRLRAAMYCTRIAEYFRDKGKNVLLLMDSLTRFAQAQREIALAIGEPPATRGYPPSVFAKLPKLVERAGNGEPGGGSITAFYTVLSEGDDQQDPIADSARGVLDGHFVLSRRLAEEGHYPAIDIEASISRVMPQVVDADHLRQAQKFKQLWSRLSQSRDLISVGAYVAGGDPETDLAIALQSRLVDFLRQGLDENVGMAQSRDQLGAIFTPPAGG; encoded by the coding sequence ATGCGCCTTGACCGCACCAGTTTCGGCAAACGCCTGGGCAGTTACGCCGAGGCGATCGAGCTGCCGGTGCAGCCGATCGTCGAAGGCCGCCTGCTGCGCATGGTTGGCCTCACCCTCGAAGCCGAAGGCCTGCGTGCCGCAGTGGGTAGCCGCTGCCTGGTGATCAATGACGACAGCTACCACCCGGTGCAGGTCGAGGCCGAAGTCATGGGCTTTGCCGGGTCCAAGGTATTCCTCATGCCGGTTGGCAGCATCGTCGGCATCGCCCCTGGTGCGCGGGTGGTACCGCTGGACGACGGCGGCCGCCTGCCCATGGGCATGAGCATGCTCGGGCGGGTGCTGGATGGCGCCGGGCGCGCCCTCGATGGCAAAGGCGGCATGAAGGCCGAAGACTGGGTGCCGATGGATGGCCCGGTGATCAACCCGCTCAACCGCGACCCCATCAGCGTGCCGCTGGACGTAGGCATCCGCAGCATCAATGGCCTGCTCACCGTCGGCCGTGGCCAGCGCCTGGGCCTGTTCGCCGGTACCGGTGTGGGTAAGTCGGTGTTGCTGGGCATGATGACGCGCTTCACCGAAGCCGAGATCATCGTCGTTGGGCTGATCGGCGAGCGGGGCCGCGAGGTGAAGGAGTTCATCGAGCACATCCTCGGTGAAGAGGGCCTCAAGCGCTCGGTAGTGGTCGCCTCGCCCGCCGATGACGCGCCGTTGATGCGCCTGCGCGCGGCCATGTATTGCACGCGCATTGCCGAATACTTCCGCGACAAGGGCAAGAATGTCCTGTTGCTGATGGATTCGCTGACCCGTTTTGCCCAGGCTCAGCGTGAGATCGCCTTGGCGATCGGCGAGCCGCCGGCCACCCGGGGTTACCCGCCGTCGGTGTTCGCCAAGCTGCCGAAGCTGGTGGAGCGGGCGGGCAATGGCGAGCCTGGTGGCGGCTCGATCACTGCGTTCTACACGGTATTGTCGGAGGGCGACGACCAGCAGGACCCGATCGCCGACTCGGCGCGGGGGGTGCTCGACGGCCACTTCGTGTTGTCCCGGCGCTTGGCCGAAGAAGGCCACTACCCCGCGATCGACATCGAAGCGTCGATCAGCCGGGTAATGCCGCAGGTGGTCGATGCTGATCATCTGCGCCAGGCGCAAAAATTCAAGCAGTTGTGGTCGCGCCTGTCGCAGAGCCGCGACCTGATCAGCGTCGGTGCCTATGTGGCCGGTGGCGACCCGGAGACCGACCTGGCGATCGCCTTGCAGTCCCGCTTGGTGGATTTTCTGCGTCAAGGCCTGGACGAGAACGTCGGCATGGCGCAGAGCCGCGATCAGCTGGGGGCGATATTCACGCCTCCGGCGGGCGGTTGA
- the fliJ gene encoding flagellar export protein FliJ produces MALPGRAARLAPVVDMAEEAERKAAQRLGHFQQLVTQAQVKLAELERFREDYQLQWINRGGQGVNGSWLVNYQRFLGQLETAMTQQRQSLTWHQNNLNNARGTWQQAYARVEGLRKLVQRYLDEARRAEDKREQRLLDELSQRLPRQSHP; encoded by the coding sequence ATGGCACTGCCCGGACGTGCCGCGCGCCTGGCGCCGGTGGTGGACATGGCCGAAGAGGCCGAGCGCAAGGCCGCCCAGCGCCTTGGGCATTTTCAGCAACTGGTGACCCAGGCGCAGGTCAAGTTGGCTGAGCTGGAGCGTTTTCGCGAGGACTACCAGCTGCAGTGGATCAACCGCGGCGGGCAGGGCGTCAATGGCAGCTGGCTGGTCAATTACCAGCGTTTTCTCGGGCAACTGGAAACAGCCATGACCCAGCAGCGTCAGAGCCTGACCTGGCACCAGAACAACCTGAACAACGCTCGCGGCACCTGGCAGCAGGCCTATGCCCGGGTCGAGGGGTTGCGCAAGTTGGTACAGCGTTACCTGGATGAAGCGCGGCGCGCCGAAGACAAGCGCGAGCAGCGCTTGCTGGATGAGCTGTCGCAGCGCTTGCCCAGACAAAGTCACCCCTGA
- a CDS encoding STAS domain-containing protein: protein MAVETDFSQDGKKLTITVKGRFDFGKHQEFREAYERQPGRPDSVVVDLKDTTYLDSSALGMLLLLRDHAGGDDSDVRVVHASSDVRKILAISNFEKLFDIS, encoded by the coding sequence ATGGCAGTCGAGACTGATTTTTCGCAGGACGGGAAAAAGCTGACGATCACGGTCAAGGGTCGTTTCGATTTCGGCAAGCACCAGGAGTTTCGCGAAGCCTACGAGCGCCAGCCGGGTCGGCCGGACTCGGTGGTCGTGGACCTGAAAGACACCACCTACCTCGATAGCTCCGCGCTCGGCATGTTGTTGCTGCTGCGCGATCACGCGGGCGGCGACGATTCGGACGTGCGTGTGGTGCACGCCAGCTCCGATGTGCGCAAGATCCTCGCCATCTCCAATTTCGAAAAACTGTTCGATATCAGTTGA
- a CDS encoding fused response regulator/phosphatase — protein sequence MAAEQALTVLVAEDGAADRLLLAQIVRRQGHQVFTAENGEQAVALFVERRPHLVLLDALMPVMDGFEAARQIKALAGEALVPIIFLTSLNEEDALVRCLEAGGDDFMAKPYSPVILAAKIRAMGRLRRLQATVLAQRDEITRHHHHLLNEQRVAKAVFDKVAHAGCLAAPNIRYLQSPYALFNGDLLLAAFTPSGDMQVLLGDFTGHGLPAAVGAMPLAEVFYGMTAKGYGLAQTLREMNAKLKRILPVDMFCCAVMLNLSVQRGSVEVWNGGMPDGYRLSAGGEVLSALASRHLPLGILAPERFDDSTQVLPLAAGERLLLLSDGVLDTADDQERLFGVERLQGVLAGNRDPAHLFDEVMQALEHFGGQPRDDISLCDIRMFAADERVPAPMIYAERGRPSPLDWSLGFELRGESLKQSNPVPYLVQLLQEIHPLRARTGNLHSVLSELFSNALEHGVLGLDSRLKRDVQGFADYYRERARRLAALADGFVRIDLKVEPLADGGRLMIEVRDSGAGFDVQRVLSQPPSEQGLSGRGLQLVTRLGSNAQWCEGGRCARVEFVW from the coding sequence ATGGCTGCCGAACAGGCGTTGACCGTGCTGGTCGCCGAAGACGGGGCCGCCGACCGCTTGTTGCTGGCGCAAATCGTCCGGCGCCAGGGGCATCAGGTGTTCACCGCAGAAAACGGCGAGCAGGCGGTGGCGCTGTTTGTCGAACGGCGCCCGCACCTGGTGCTGCTTGATGCGCTGATGCCGGTGATGGATGGTTTCGAAGCGGCCCGGCAGATCAAGGCCCTGGCCGGAGAAGCGTTGGTGCCGATCATATTCCTCACCTCGTTGAACGAGGAGGATGCCTTGGTGCGCTGCCTGGAGGCCGGCGGCGATGACTTCATGGCCAAGCCCTATAGCCCGGTGATTCTCGCCGCCAAGATACGCGCCATGGGCCGCCTGCGCAGGCTGCAGGCCACCGTGCTCGCCCAGCGCGACGAAATCACCCGCCACCATCACCACCTGCTCAACGAGCAGCGGGTGGCCAAGGCGGTATTTGACAAGGTGGCCCATGCGGGCTGCCTGGCTGCGCCCAACATTCGCTACCTGCAATCGCCCTACGCACTGTTCAATGGTGACTTGCTACTGGCCGCGTTCACGCCCTCGGGGGACATGCAGGTGCTGCTGGGGGATTTCACCGGCCACGGCCTGCCCGCCGCCGTTGGCGCCATGCCCCTGGCAGAAGTGTTCTACGGCATGACAGCCAAGGGGTATGGCCTGGCGCAGACCCTGCGCGAAATGAACGCCAAGCTCAAACGCATCCTGCCGGTGGACATGTTTTGCTGTGCAGTGATGCTCAACCTGAGCGTGCAGCGTGGCTCGGTGGAGGTGTGGAACGGCGGCATGCCAGACGGCTATCGCTTGTCTGCAGGCGGCGAGGTGCTGTCGGCGCTGGCTTCGCGGCATTTGCCGCTGGGTATTCTTGCCCCTGAGCGCTTCGACGACAGCACGCAAGTGCTGCCGCTGGCGGCGGGGGAGCGCTTGTTGCTGTTGTCAGACGGCGTGCTGGACACGGCCGATGACCAGGAACGCTTGTTTGGCGTCGAGCGCCTGCAAGGGGTGCTGGCTGGCAACCGAGACCCGGCCCACTTGTTTGATGAGGTGATGCAGGCCTTGGAACATTTCGGCGGGCAGCCTCGGGACGACATCAGCCTGTGCGATATCCGCATGTTCGCGGCCGATGAGCGGGTGCCGGCGCCGATGATCTACGCTGAACGCGGTCGCCCCAGCCCGCTGGATTGGTCGCTTGGGTTCGAACTGCGCGGCGAAAGCCTGAAGCAGTCCAACCCAGTGCCGTACCTGGTGCAGCTGTTGCAGGAAATCCACCCGCTGCGCGCGCGCACTGGCAACCTGCACAGTGTGCTCAGCGAGCTGTTCTCCAATGCCTTGGAGCATGGGGTGTTGGGCCTGGATTCGCGGCTCAAGCGCGATGTGCAGGGCTTTGCCGATTACTACCGGGAGCGTGCCCGGCGCTTGGCGGCATTGGCTGACGGTTTTGTGCGCATCGACTTGAAGGTTGAACCCCTCGCCGATGGCGGGCGTCTGATGATCGAGGTGCGTGACAGCGGCGCAGGGTTTGATGTGCAGCGGGTGCTGTCGCAGCCGCCCTCGGAGCAGGGGTTGAGTGGCCGTGGCCTGCAGCTGGTAACGCGGCTGGGCAGTAATGCGCAATGGTGCGAAGGCGGCCGCTGCGCCCGGGTAGAGTTTGTATGGTGA
- a CDS encoding Hpt domain-containing protein, giving the protein MTEIHIDHKVLNDLREVMEDGYLHLVQTFLDDSERRLSELHAAKNADELGSAAHSFKGSSSNMGAVALAGLCQQLEDRVRQPPLYGIEDLINRIDLEYVEVRRFYRGEEHRISAG; this is encoded by the coding sequence GTGACTGAGATTCATATCGACCACAAGGTGCTCAACGACCTGCGTGAGGTCATGGAGGATGGCTACCTGCATCTGGTGCAGACATTCCTGGATGACTCCGAGCGGCGCTTGAGCGAGTTGCACGCTGCCAAAAACGCCGATGAGCTGGGCTCAGCGGCCCATAGCTTCAAGGGCAGCAGCAGCAACATGGGGGCTGTCGCGCTGGCTGGCCTGTGCCAGCAACTGGAAGACCGGGTGCGCCAGCCGCCGCTGTATGGCATCGAGGACCTGATCAACCGTATCGACCTGGAATATGTAGAGGTTCGGCGCTTCTACCGCGGTGAGGAGCACCGTATCTCGGCGGGCTGA
- a CDS encoding flagellar hook-length control protein FliK, whose amino-acid sequence MPVAPNPLLQANAVGKSSRATSSMVDKPSQALGDAGGGFDQVMAKQKTFGQDDKVAQAKPKDKPEVAHGGKKDAADKPSVADDGNKLPADDHASDPADTGLRDASLVAGQVTDAQPGAQLIQAQAEAVAPVLQAATAQSQASAALTEEPAAEEAFDPDADPLANLPTLRLALEQSAQAKGTTSAHAVDPSQAQGDEGRGAVNTLANLVDTAEGEAGEPGDKAFGALLEEGLKDTKSASSDTRVDDFADRLASLTQAATAKTANAVPANASPLHQPLPMNQNAWTEGLVNRVMYLSSQNLKSADIQLEPAELGRLDIRVNVAADQSTQVTFISGHAGVRDALDSQVHRLRELFTQQGLAQPDVNVADQSRGQQHQQAQEQGSNLSGVAARQQAGQGGSEQVDSSRPVEQQVVIGDSAVDYYA is encoded by the coding sequence ATGCCTGTCGCACCCAATCCTTTGTTGCAAGCAAACGCTGTTGGCAAGTCGTCGCGAGCGACCAGCTCGATGGTGGACAAGCCCTCGCAGGCGCTGGGTGACGCGGGCGGTGGCTTCGACCAGGTCATGGCCAAGCAGAAAACGTTTGGGCAGGACGACAAGGTCGCCCAGGCCAAGCCCAAGGACAAGCCAGAAGTGGCACACGGCGGCAAGAAAGATGCTGCCGACAAGCCATCGGTTGCCGATGACGGCAACAAATTGCCAGCCGACGACCATGCCTCAGACCCCGCTGACACAGGGTTGCGCGACGCCAGCCTGGTGGCCGGCCAGGTCACCGATGCGCAGCCCGGCGCGCAACTGATTCAAGCCCAGGCTGAGGCCGTGGCGCCCGTGCTTCAGGCTGCCACTGCACAGTCGCAAGCCAGCGCAGCGCTGACGGAGGAGCCTGCCGCCGAAGAGGCGTTCGACCCCGACGCCGACCCCTTGGCCAACCTGCCAACCTTGCGCCTGGCACTGGAACAGAGCGCCCAGGCCAAAGGCACCACCTCGGCACACGCCGTGGACCCCTCGCAGGCTCAGGGTGATGAAGGCCGAGGAGCCGTCAATACCTTGGCGAATCTGGTCGATACCGCTGAGGGTGAGGCGGGCGAGCCAGGCGACAAGGCCTTCGGTGCACTGCTTGAAGAGGGCCTGAAGGACACCAAGAGCGCCAGCAGCGACACACGCGTCGACGATTTCGCCGATCGCCTGGCCAGCCTGACCCAGGCGGCCACGGCGAAAACCGCCAATGCCGTGCCGGCGAATGCCAGCCCTTTGCACCAACCCTTGCCGATGAACCAGAACGCCTGGACCGAAGGCCTGGTGAATCGGGTCATGTACCTGTCCAGCCAGAACCTCAAGTCGGCAGACATCCAGCTGGAGCCCGCCGAGTTGGGGCGGCTGGACATTCGCGTCAATGTAGCGGCGGATCAGTCGACCCAGGTGACCTTCATCAGCGGCCACGCCGGTGTGCGTGATGCCCTCGACAGCCAGGTGCACCGCTTGCGCGAGCTATTTACCCAGCAGGGCCTGGCGCAGCCAGACGTCAATGTTGCTGACCAGTCACGCGGGCAACAGCATCAGCAGGCGCAGGAGCAGGGCAGCAATCTGTCGGGCGTCGCGGCGCGGCAACAGGCCGGGCAGGGCGGCTCCGAGCAGGTCGATAGCAGCAGGCCGGTTGAGCAGCAGGTGGTGATTGGCGACAGTGCGGTTGATTATTACGCGTGA
- the fliL gene encoding flagellar basal body-associated protein FliL → MAKTEAVKDPATKGKLKLILLLVLGLVLAIGLSVGATWFIMHKSDSAPATDPAAANVKPVAIYEALTPAFVVNFNQNGRQRYMQLSITLQARNQADLDALKVHMPVIRNNLVMMFSGQGFDTLAGSPVGQEMLRQKATAVVQEVAQKEVGKPVIDQLLFTNFVLQ, encoded by the coding sequence ATGGCGAAAACCGAAGCAGTAAAAGACCCCGCCACAAAAGGCAAACTCAAGCTGATCCTGCTGTTGGTGCTGGGCCTGGTGCTGGCGATCGGCCTTTCGGTGGGCGCTACCTGGTTCATCATGCACAAGAGCGACTCCGCGCCGGCCACCGACCCGGCCGCCGCCAACGTCAAGCCTGTGGCCATCTACGAAGCGCTCACCCCGGCCTTCGTGGTCAACTTCAACCAGAACGGCCGCCAGCGCTACATGCAACTGAGCATCACCCTGCAAGCGCGCAACCAGGCTGACCTGGATGCCCTCAAGGTGCACATGCCGGTGATTCGCAACAACCTGGTGATGATGTTCTCCGGGCAGGGCTTCGACACCCTGGCCGGCAGCCCGGTAGGGCAAGAGATGCTGCGCCAGAAAGCCACCGCCGTGGTGCAGGAAGTCGCCCAGAAGGAAGTCGGCAAGCCGGTCATCGACCAGTTGCTGTTCACCAATTTCGTATTGCAGTAG
- the fliM gene encoding flagellar motor switch protein FliM, producing the protein MAVQDLLSQDEIDALLHGVDDGLVQTESASEPGSIKSYDLTSQDRIVRGRMPTLEMINERFARYTRISMFNLLRRSADVAVGGVQVMKFGEYVHSLYVPTSLNLVKIKPLRGTSLFILDAKLVFKLVDNFFGGDGRHAKIEGREFTPTELRVVRMVLDQCFVDLKEAWQAIMPVNFEYMNSEVNPAMANIVGPSEAVVVSTFHIELDGGGGDLHVTMPYSMIEPVREMLDAGFQSDLDDQDERWVKALREDVLDVAVPLTATVARRQLKLRDILHMQPGDVIPVELPEHLVLRANGVPSFKARLGSHKGNLALQIIDPIERR; encoded by the coding sequence ATGGCCGTACAGGACCTGCTGTCCCAGGATGAAATCGATGCGCTGTTGCACGGTGTCGACGATGGTCTGGTGCAGACCGAGAGCGCTTCCGAGCCAGGCAGTATCAAAAGCTACGACCTGACCAGCCAGGATCGTATCGTCCGCGGTCGTATGCCGACCCTGGAAATGATCAACGAACGCTTTGCCCGCTACACCCGCATCAGCATGTTCAACCTGCTGCGCCGCTCGGCGGACGTGGCGGTGGGTGGCGTGCAGGTGATGAAGTTCGGCGAGTACGTGCATTCGCTGTATGTGCCGACCAGCCTCAACCTGGTCAAGATCAAGCCACTGCGCGGCACCTCGCTGTTCATCCTCGACGCCAAGCTGGTGTTCAAGCTGGTGGACAACTTCTTTGGCGGTGACGGCCGTCACGCCAAGATCGAAGGCCGCGAGTTCACCCCGACCGAGTTGCGCGTGGTGCGCATGGTCCTCGACCAATGCTTCGTCGACCTCAAGGAAGCCTGGCAAGCCATCATGCCGGTCAACTTCGAGTACATGAACTCCGAGGTCAACCCGGCCATGGCCAACATCGTCGGCCCCAGCGAGGCGGTGGTGGTGTCGACCTTCCACATCGAGCTGGACGGCGGTGGCGGCGACCTGCACGTGACCATGCCGTACTCGATGATCGAGCCGGTGCGCGAGATGCTCGATGCGGGCTTCCAGTCCGACCTGGACGACCAGGACGAGCGCTGGGTCAAGGCCCTGCGCGAAGACGTGCTGGACGTGGCCGTGCCACTGACCGCCACGGTTGCCCGCCGCCAGCTGAAGCTGCGCGACATCCTGCACATGCAGCCTGGCGATGTGATCCCGGTGGAGCTGCCCGAGCACTTGGTGCTGCGCGCCAACGGCGTGCCCTCGTTCAAGGCGCGGCTGGGTTCGCACAAGGGCAACCTGGCCCTGCAGATCATCGACCCGATCGAACGCCGCTGA